In Harpia harpyja isolate bHarHar1 chromosome 5 unlocalized genomic scaffold, bHarHar1 primary haplotype SUPER_5_unloc_1, whole genome shotgun sequence, the sequence ACTGTACGTCCACATGATTAAATAAGAGGTAGAAAAACCCAGCAAGAGATCTATCACACACTTTACAACAGCAGCCATCGCTTGCTTGCAAGCCCCTGGCCAGAATCCTTCTCCTTGGTAAAATCAATTCATGCTAGACAGTTCTCAAGacatcacagcaacagaaaaagggttAGCTCTCTCTGGCATCAATAAAGCACATCATCTGACCTCAAGTGCAAGTCTTCATCACCAAaccactttcagaagaaacagtgccAACCTTCAAAGACATCTTCCTATAATGAGCTGTCTTTGCCGACCATTTTGACTAGTTACAGACTTTATATCTGTCTAGTTCATCATCTTTTAGGAAGGCTCATGAGGTTGGAGAAGTAAAGGACAAGTCCAGCCAGGATTATCTATGgacctcttttttcactgttgctcaGTACGGATACGCAGCATTGCGGAATCCTTCGGGACTGATTTCTCCCACCAAACCCACACTGCAGACTTAGTCTTAAAAAGATATCCTCTCAAGGATAAACAAAGTAAACTCGTATCtgtcagacctgaaagatgttttcaccaaTGCCTCAGGACTGTCCACTGGTGGTAGTTCATCCACTAAGATTTCTTCAGGAGGTCTAGGGTCACTGACAATGGTTGGctttggcctttccttgaggtTGCCGCTCAGCCCACCGAGAATGGTGTTCCACAAGCAGTTTTGTCATTTAGACCCTGCAAAACCAGACAGTCAGCAAAATACATTCATAGGCCTACTGTCCAGCctctcagcagtctgcaaaacaaagatgcCCTGTGATCTTTTTACCTTTGCATCACCACCAGTTTGGGATTAAGCCTGAAAACCCGAAATAAAGCTCCAAGTGGAAATAAGCACTAACTTTCAGGTCATTCCAAGTCCAAGACCACAATGCTTCCCATAAAAAGATTTGGTTACAGAACAGGGAGTTTCACATCTCCATAAAAACCATCCTCTCCACATTAACTTAGAGCTTAGCATGTATTGATGGggctgtattttaagacaaagaacTAACTAAAAAACAAAGCACCAAATCAATACAATGTTAATCGTTGAGTTTCTTAGtgcttaaattacagatttgagaTACCACTGAAGGACTAGTATCAAAAAAACACACttctttcctgttgaaatttcaacttttcccagcagacattcaaatgccaaaatactTCTATGGAtgatctttttacatttatttacaagtgtcACCAGGTGCCTCTTGCATGTCATTCAGAGAACCCATCCTCATCTGTAAGTCTAGCTCCACTGACAAAGTACAATTAGCATCCTTCAGTCagatctcctccccacctttgaaGAACAGAATACGTGCCTTACTTAAATTTGATGAACTGTCTCTGTTTCACAGATTCCAAAATTTCCGGATGGCTTCTGAATAAATTAGGCACTTCCAAAAATCCCAGTGATCCTACCACACTGAACACCTGTGTCACATTCTAACTTTCAAGTATTACAGAGCATGCACGGGTGAGGGTCGTGCTCTCAGCCCAGCCcctaacaaagcaccacgcagccgctctcgctcactcctcacccaccccccgccccccgtgggagggggagaaaatataaaggcaggctcgtgggtcgagacaaggacagggaggggtcactccccacttatggtcacgggcgaaagacaggctcaactcggggaaggaacaaaatcaatttaatttgctaccagtcaaaccaaaccaaggctattgggaagtaaaccccaacccgagagcagcttcccccccgccctcccgcctcagccccactcccggttctccctccccaggggagcaggggacgggggctggggtcggttcctcacccctggtctctgccgctccttcctcctcagggggaggaggactccgcgctcggcccctgctccgccgtggggtccgtccctcccgcgggaggcagcccttcacccactgctccagcgtgggtccttcccgcgggaggcagcccttcacccactgctccagcgtgggtccttcccgcgggaggcagcccttcacccactgctccagcgcgggtcccttccacagacagggcgcagtccttcagtcacagactgcctcagccacggaggcgcggccatcttgggcgccctccgctcccccgctcccctccatgggctgggggggacagcctgccgcctcaccgcgtcctcccccgctcctcctccttccctgacctcggtacccgcagaggggttcctctcacagcccactCCCCCGACTCCCCCGACTCACTGGGCGTTCcccttctgaaagctgttctcccacaggcgctaccgccgtcgcggaggggctcggcctgggccagcggcgggtccggctcccagccgggggagcttcgagcagcttctcccaggagccggccctgcggaccctcccccgcAACAcacaaaccccgccacacaaacccgaaacagTGAGTTAGCAGACCCAAGAAGAGCAGCCAAGGACTGAAATGGGGGTATTTCAGTCAAGGGGCTTCTCTCGACAGAGGTGCAGCAAGCATTAATCTCACTGGATTCCAAAGTAGTAACGGCGTACTTGagaaaagatgtacttgagaAGCGAGGTACTTAAGGAGTGATTTCCTTAAGAAGACCCCAGAGGTCTTGTGAAATCAGATATCCTTTGTATATACAAGGcgtgccttgctaacgactgggcCCCTGAAGGAGAACGAAAAGACTGAtaatgataagaagggaacatcctaccccaggaggcacaGAAAAGTTGAagaattgctaataggcatgaagtcagccaaaatcttcgacaactggaggaaaggtaaaggcggcagggggagatcagacCACCGACTCAATCCCACACCAAAAGACTtactcacccccccaccccccccttgagcatgcgctgtagaacaaaagaacactgtacctttaattcgaagcggggaaactttaacccaatagaaaccgcgagataagcgactcccagtaatagtttgggggaagaactttggaaatcgaatatgtataactgaacttgaTAGCgtatgtccatacatttcatgtggtttgttcaaacttttatggttttaatattttgtaccttctatgaaaactggtttgctgctagatgactgtacaAGGGAGATTTGGTAAATGATCAtacattaacattatggttgaaacaatagacaaagggtaactggggagataatgacaaaagtgtagtcaagtgattaactagtaattattcataagttttgcagttctttgctcttatgactagatgttcctgtacactagatgagaacaatgctgaaactgaccgcatgtgattgaaactgcattaagcttcaagatcaaagaacaaggacaagaataaagacttcaaggacagccagcaagaacttcaatgggtcagtggtcgcaaaagcagcccttcgactcaaatggatcctttgAGTCGTAAAGTTGTAAATATAAAAGTACTGGTTGTAAATGTGAAACAGTCCCGTGGATTCTCACTAAGTTACAAAATCCCTGGATCATGGTATGAGGAACagggtattttcttttgcaggattatttaacttttcttcttttatttttagcatgtgctgtttctttctgtttgtggcTGCAGATGATAGCAGTTAGCACTGAAATATggacattttattccctttttacagGCTGTTGAAAGGTACAAGGTTACAAGAATTACTGCTGCCTCTATAGCAATTAATgtagagtctcccactgaatttctaagcagattaaaagatgctgctaggaaatatactagtatggatcctgagtctgaagaaggaaaagctcagttggctcctttatttataggacaatcctctgatgatctcagaaggaaattacaaaaaattacaaggagcagattctcgagattggggaaaattattagaagttgcttgggtggcatatggcaatagagatgaattacagagtgaaatgaatgcaaggttagtagctgctctggaagtaggagctggtatgggacgaggcagaggagttattcctcgaggaaggggatgtggttGAAGAACGGGACGAGGGAGAagaactggattggggtcaccagtgggattcaAGCAGTCCCTGGgactgaatcagtgtgcatactgtaaacaagaaggacactggaaagaggaatgtcccctgagacctacgaggtcacaagtgatcccaattttgACTGCACagtctcagcaagttccccctttcttgggaaagttgagtgaaagtatctgacggggaccagaggggagtctcccagcagaacgtctggttacagctaacctgggagaacagaaaattgaatttttagttgacactggagccaccttttcagttttaaacaccttaaagggggaattaagttctgaagaaattagtggtgGTGttgcttggaattagagggtagggaaggcaagcaggtgggatccctgtctagggaaggggccattgacaaggcgattgggaaaaagacacgagccctcagcctctggaggggaCTTCCGTCAGGCGTGAAGGAaaaataccccttcaaggaagatgttacgtGTCACCCgggcaagtggaccaccacggagaaaggtatccagtacctgagggaattagccgtgctggaggtgatttataatgatccggataacaagcagtcacccacagatccagatgcagtgcaatgcacacaacccatgtggcggaagtttctacgacgTGCACCAGCgtcatatgccaactcattggcagtgatgtcccggaaagaaggcgagggacaaacagtggatgaagtggctggttAACTCTGGCAATAccaaggaagtctctcttcctcccgaTGGGCCCgggtctcggctgtagaggaactgtcccgggagttccagcaattcaaagaggctaTGTCCTTCTCCCCGCCTGTATGGGCCCGCGTCGCAGCTATGaggagtaagcgttcctctgctcgcgagagaggagatagaaggtacaTGCCATggtgtaccctgtggttttacctgcgtgaccatgaagaggacatgaggaagtgggatggaaaacctacctcgaccctagatgcccaggtacgtgagctgcgaggaaaagcaatcagaaaagaggattcctcctggaaaaatgccgctccagtttccagcaggcagctccccaggcagagtagaagggctgagctcatttctgatccaggcatttcctgagaggcaggaggagtccaGATGCTCCCGAGCAGCACCAAAGCGGTGCAAGCGCTTGTCTGAGCCGggttccccaggcagggctgccgtcAGAAGCCGGTGAGCACTGACTGCCTCCTGGTTCAACAAAGAGGAActcctcattttaatggaaaggatgtactttacagggcaaagggaaatgctgactGTCCTGCCCCCCACGttctgtgtttaggtttttatttagttccttAGGAGCCTCTTCTTTTACACCAAAATCCGTTGTTGTGTTTGGCACAAGAGAACGAACGGGGacattgtttttcttacaaacGTCGCTGTTAGGCTTTCGTGGGAGAAAAAGTGCCTTCTGTTTTGATCATCGCTCGGCTAGGTCACTGACCATCGGAGCTTGTCGGTTGTGTGTGTCTGAGAAGTAAAAGGTGGCTGCCAGACAGGCTCCTGACAGCTATCTATGAGGGTgtttcctcccccaaaccccagaagagcctaacgctgctgctgttgcatttctgtggccctccaggTATCCCACTGTGTGCGTAGGGGAGGGatgaaaaaatctctgggaatCTTTGCGTGAAGGGTGCCTAGaccaagaaaaggcaaacctgctgaCATCATCAcaatttgggagagaaagggctgagctACCAGGGCCACTGCCAGCATACTGTCATTAGGCACCAGAGTTAACGTTGACTCGAGAggcctgggcagagcccagacccccctgaaagcagctgcaagacctgCCACGAGGTACAGGCCAACTCCTCTGATGCTTCGGGCTCACGCTGGAACCCAAAGCGCTCcaagccccaaaatgcagctgcctctgcagcgcagcagcagcagcagccagtgcagagcagcgtggggagctggagcagagggagggggcgcccgggccgggctcggctcaTCTCGGCTCGGCTCccttcggctgggctcggctcggctccgttCGGCTCCGCTcgtttcggctgggctcggctccgctcgttTCGGTTCGGCTCGTCTCGTTtgggctcggctcccctcggctcaTGTCGTTTCGGCTGCGCTCGCCTCccctcggctcggttcggctcatctcgtttgggctcggctgggctcggctccgctccggccgcagccgcggcccggccccgcctgaggcaagggcgggcggcgggcgcggcggggccggtggccgtGGCGGGGGCTCCTCCCCGTGCGTGGAGCGGTGGGCTGCCCGGCGGtcgccagcgccggggctgcccgggggcctcgcaggccggcagcggggctgaggcggcggcggcggcggtggcggcatcTCCCCTCGCGGCAGGCCGGGGCGCCGGGTCCCGGCCTTCCCCCCGCaggcccggccagccccggcccctccctgccgcccccggggctgcgggggcagcaggggactgcCTGCCGCTGGTGGCTGTCCGGCGGAGGCCGGCGGGCACCGCGGAGACGTGCggctgtggagagaaaggagtttctgCCGGCTGTCCCCGCAGGGAGCCGCAGCCGCCGGGGGTGTCCCTCCCAGCCCGGCGTCGGTGGCGGGCTGCGACACAGTCCTGCCCGGGCGTTcttggcagcccccggggcaagAGGCCTGTCAGGCTTCAGGGAGGTCGGCAGcggcatttccagagcagtccCGTCCCGttggctctcctgcttccttccccgggctgggagaaaggaggacgTCCTCGAAAGCAGGTCCCTGTCGGTTGCCTGAAACCGGGTTTCTTCCTGCAGGCAGGCCTGTGTACGCACTTAAAATCTGGCAGGTGAGCACGTTGAAGCTACAGCCTGCAGTTTGGTGACTGCAGGTAGCAGTGAGTTCATAGGAGACCCTGAATTCAGACGGtgggggctgctcttttcctgccttctttcaccgAGCGTGAAAGCGGTCCCTTCCGAGTGGCTGCTGCCCTtggacaggctgagcatcggcCTGAGAGAGTAACGGGAGCTGTAAAAAGTGCTCCTGTTTCACTGCCGTGGGTGGATTTCGTGCTTCAGGGGGAAAAGAGGCTGGTTTTACTGGcggtattttgaaattttgtttaaagcgttcaactg encodes:
- the LOC128137949 gene encoding translation initiation factor IF-2-like, which produces MPLIDSRTLRRVSLSSRLCATCKLPEGPLCPISQTRECEQVPRGTAQGVQICTLIGHRLSHGGLPGGRQRRGCPGASQAGSGAEAAAAAVAASPLAAGRGAGSRPSPRRPGQPRPLPAAPGAAGAAGDCLPLVAVRRRPAGTAETCGCGEKGVSAGCPRREPQPPGVSLPARRRWRAATQSCPGVLGSPRGKRPVRLQGGRQRHFQSSPVPLALLLPSPGWEKGGRPRKQVKRRKEVSGSAAVEEMVKRRRVEVGAEASCPQSGMGSSYLFDLFFELEPSVFAIRVKQSMDLKR